The following is a genomic window from Dryobates pubescens isolate bDryPub1 chromosome 29, bDryPub1.pri, whole genome shotgun sequence.
caccctgctggcacTCAGAGACCTCGGCCCAGGATGGCCTGGGCACCCCTTCTAAGCCACCCCCTCGTGGATTATAACCAGAGACCTTTCCCACCTCCCCAAGGAGGGAGGAAGCTGGGCTTTAACAACCTGTCCTGCTCAAAATAGCACTGGTTGTGAGGGTGTGAGAAAGCCAAGCCTGGCATGAGGCTTGCCCCGCTGCCTGGTGGGAGCCATGTCCAGCTTGTGGTCCAGCCACACATCTGTGTCCACCTGCAGCAACTGCTGGGGTCCTTGGGGTGTTCACAGGGAAGGACACATCTGCAGAGGTGGAAAAGAGCTGGCAAAGGAACGTGATGGGAGCCAAGCCCACACAGACCTGATGATTCAGAACAGGTTTGAAAGCAAATAGAGAGacccaaaaagcagcagctgagccagaATAAATGCATCCAGAAGACACTGCTCAGTGGGGCTGGTAGGTGAGAGACCTGCCCCACTGCACCCCAAATCCGGTGTCTTGCAGCTCGGGTGGGTTGTTGGGTGGGAacacagggcacccacagcccatGCACCTGCACCCCACCTGGGGAAGGGTCACCTTTGCCCTGAGGCCCTGTGTGTTCCCCACCAAGGTGCCACCTCAGATTCATCCCCACCACAGTCCCcgctccccactgcccccaacCCGTGGCCGAGATCGTCGTGGGGGGCACAACCACGGACctcctgttccactcccccctgtCCCGGACGGTGGAATCCCGTAGCGGGGTCCCgacccctccccaagccccGGCCGCCCTCCGCCGCCGGACGCTCCTTGTCCTGCAGTGACACCCACTGGCAAAGGGGCTTTGAACGCTGCCGCGGGAGCCCCACGGCCGGGCACTGCTTATCCCGGTCACCGACACCCCCGGCTGACTGCCCCCCTCCCATGTCTGCCGTCTCCCCCCCGGCCTCGCCCCGGCCGccctgtccctctctctcccatGAGAACAGATCTTTCTCCTTACCGGAGCATCCCCCCACAGCCTGTCGGGGCTGCGcatccccctgcctgcctgtctgGGTACAGCCTTCCCGGGCACCCAGTGGGCACGAAGTACCACAGAGGCCGCCGACACCTTCCCCTCCAAGCCAGACCCTCTCAGGGTACCGCTCAGCGCTCCACCAGCGTATTTCCAGGAGACTTCTTGCTGCAGCCACCGTCACAGCTCAGCAACTTCAgctcccacagctggagctcagctgtggaggttcccccagccccaaacctcATGGAGTGCTCAgggtcagccctgccctgtggcCTCAAACCCACACTGGGGAGCGGTGCCAGGAGAGCCTGACCAcgtccaccagcagctcccagcaaggAGATGCTAAGCAGCTCCCAAAGCTGTCAGAGCCCTTGGAGCCTACCCTGGGGTGTGACTGGGGCTTGTGAGGAGGTGGCTGGAAATCGGGGCAGCTGGCATCGGGGCTCTCCTCTTGACCACTgcatgtctgtgtgtctgttgaACAGGGGACATGGGGgttcagggcaggcagaggcagggagggcagggctgtgctgctgggtgggCTCTACGTGGGATTTCCTACCTGTGCTGGGAGCCACAGAGCAGTCATTTGCACCCAACTAATGCAGTGGTCAGGGATGCAGAGGGACACCACACATGGACAGGATATGGCACGTTTCTGCCTTGGGGAGTCTAGTTCTGAAATGacttaataataatattaataattcATAACAATTAATGTCAGGCACACTGACATTAGGACACAAGTAGTAAGTGGATGCTGAATGCTCAGAATATGGCCTAGGAGTGACAGCCTCTGTCCCCAGGGCCTCAGCTGGGGATGGCACAGAGTGGTGTCTGCTCAAGGATGAGGATTGGATCCTTCATGCTTAGCCCCCAAAAATCTTGCACAGCATCAGAGGGTGAAGCAGATCCAGAAACTTCCTCATGGTTGCTTGAAGGCAGGGGTTTGATTAGCGAGAaggaaacagagcagcagaCCCAAACCTGTCCCTGTACTGCTGATCCAAATCCTGACTGCAAACacactccctgccctcctccctctTCTGGTCCCACTCCTGCTCCCACAGGCCAGCTCGGTGCTACTTCTGGTCCCAGTACCAATCTTCATCCCAAATTGGAGTCTCCCTGGTTGAACAGGGAAGCCACCAAcacccaggagccagcagagccacacCGCAAAGAGCTCCCCACAGGGATCTCTGCCCTGTTTCTCACTGGGACCAGTTCCTGCACATCTGTTGCTCTGGTCCAGTCCAAAGCAGTGCTTAGTCTAGCCCCACCAAGGGAGATGGATGCTGCAGAACTCACCCGCAGCAGACCAGGACCCTTCAGCCTGGCTCCCCGTCCCTGGCACGGGGGGAGCacctctgtgctgggaggagcagagcagagacccTTCACCGAGGGACAGAGAGGACAAGCAGCccccaggatggggacaggctggtcCCGGGGCCGATGCTGGTTTTGTCCCTGGGTTGATCCTCCCCTCTCAGGCTCTTTTGTTCCGCTGCCCCCATCCCAGCCGGCCCCGAGCCTGCAGGGCcgagggcaggaggtgctggggccctGCCTGTGCCGCTGCCCGACAGCTGGCAGCCGGGCTTCCCGGGGGCTGGAGAGGGGGGCTCTCCCCTCCTTGATCGCCTCCAAGCTGCCGGCCAAAGGCGGCTTTGGAAGAGGGACAAGATGCAGCTGCCTGGCCGGAAAGGTGGGGAGCAGAGGCGATCGAGTACTTGAGAAATAGCCGGCGACGCCGCTCCAAAGCGGGGCGGCTGCAAGCCCCCGCGTGGGGACACTTCTCTCGTCTTCTCGGCAAAGGCTCTGCCCCCAGGGAAAGCCCCAAAATAACCCCTCGAGGATGCAGGAGCCAGTCTGCCCGGGAGGAAGGTGGGAGTCCTGCAAGAGccggtccctctccagcctgggggATGCACAACGGCAAAACCCTCCCGACGGGGCGGGAGGGAAGAAACTCGGTGTCTCCGGGAGAAACGGGCAGGGCGGGCAGCTCGGGCTGGAGCCATGGAGGTTTTAGTTAAAACGGGATTGACggcaggaaaaaaatccaccctGAGCTCGGTCCCTTCCCAGTTCCACCAGTAGGCACTGCCGCTGGGAGAACGGGAAGAGCGGGCGGCGATGCCCGGCGGCCCCGCATCTGCGTGAGCTAAAGGAGCTCTCCGCTCGTTCACCATCGAGTTCGAAGGGATTCAACGAAATTCTGATCTCCGAGGCTCACCTCGGCCTCGGAGCAGACGCCTCTGGGAAGGTTTtggtattttccttttcattttcttattttcctttccttattttcattttcctttctttattttgtttttcctttcccctttccttttcatatttcttttcttatcttcctttcctcccctcctccctttttcTATAATTTTACGCCGAGCAAAACTTTCGCTGCTTGGAAGGGATCGGCCGATGGGTTAACTGCGGGGGGAGgcgagcagaaagcagcaaccCCTCGACACCCCACCCCCGCCTCCCGCAGCTAATCACCCCATTACGAGCCCCGTCAGCGGGATAATGACTGCAAAAGAGGGCGGAAACCGCCCGGAAAGCGCGGGGCTGCGGGCGGCAATTAATTCCCGTTAATCGAGCTCCGAGGTGTCACCGCCGGGGAGTGACAACCCCCAAAACGCCCCGCGGCCAATGGGCTCGTTCACACGAGGGAGGGGTGCCGAGGTCCCCGAGCCGGAGTGGCACAAGTTCAtttgttcattttttccccctcaatttGCCCCTTTTTCTGCCCTCTCCCCCGGGGAGGTGGCGCTGCTCTCGCCGCTGTCCGAGGTGCTGAGCGCTCCGGAGTGACTCCGGCTCACGGGCAGTGTCCGGGTGCCGAAGGCTTTGGAGTGACTCCGGTTTCTCCCCTCAGGCGCTGTCCGAGGTTCTGTCAGGGAAAGGGGGGCTCCTCGGCGGCCCCGACGGCTGGCCACCCCCTCCGCCCTCCCCTCGCCCTTCCCCATTGATTTCTGGATCATTAAGTGGTTAAGGCTCTGCGAAGCTTCACTATCGATTGCTGCCTCCCCACCTCCGGCTGGGAGCCCCCACCCCGGGCtgcccccacacacaccccaaggTCCGCACCACCGCCGCTCTGGGCAGAGGGTGGGGTGGCCGGGTAAGGGGCCGGGACCCAGGGTGAGGTTGGGGTCCGTGtccccccctcccacctccttggCGGCCAAAGTTTgactctgcctccctctcccccccacccccccttcctgTCTGTCTGTGAGTGCAGCTGGGAGCGATGCTGAAGACGGAACAGCCCTGGATCTAATGCGCGACGCCTCGGAGAGCCTTGCAGCAATTGTCCGGATCCGAGGCTGAACTTtgctcttttattattttttaccattttaaattttttccccctccttcttattttttccccccctctcctcttgtTATTGTTAATTATCGTTACCAACCCGCTTCCGCCGCGCCCTCCCCGCCAATGCCCGTGTGAGCGCCGGCACTTCGCGGGGGCCATGGAGGGCTCCACCGGCTTTGGGATCGACTCCATCCTCTCCCACCGAGCCGGCAGCCCGGCCGTGCCCAAAGGGGACCCGCTGGTGGGCGACGGCCGGTCCCCGCTGGAGCTGAGCCCCCGCTCGGAGGGCAGCAGTGGGTGTCCCTCACCCCGTTCACCGGGCCGCGAGTGCCTGGAGGCGGCGGGGCCGCGGCCGGGCCTGGATGCGCACCTCCAGCCGGGGCAGGTCTCGGCTCCCTCCCAGTCCCGGACCgtcacctcctccttcctcatcAGAGACATCCTGGCAGACTGCAAGCCCCTGGCCGCCTGCGCCCCTTACTCCAGCACCAATGGACCTCACGGCGGGCAGGAGCCGGCGGGCAGGATCCCCACCAAACCCGGCGAGGACTTTAgggagaaaatggaaaaaaataccaGCAGCTCTTCGTCGGACTCGGAGTACAAAGGTAAGAGGCTCTCACCCCGCTGAGGCTTCGCACGGCCTGGACCCCAAACCTCCGGCGTTGCCGGAGCCTCCCGGTGCACCGGGAGCTCGCTGCGGATCCGGCTCCCggtgatgggggtgggggggtgaggggtcgCGGCATCGGTCATCTCCGAAACGATCGCGGGATCGGCACCAGCTTGGGATAACTTGGGGGTCCGTGGTTTATTGGGGCTCGGTTCGGTGGAAGGAGTTGGGGGGGGATCGGTGTTCGCCAAACGCGCCGGGGGGGATGCTCGGGGCTGTTTTTCCGCGGGGAAGATGCGGCTGATTCGTTTCTATCCGCggtgaaaagagagaggagaacgAGGAGAGGATTTctgcctggggaaaaaaatagaggaaaaaaaaaaagaagaagaaagaaaataaaagaaaaataaaagaaaagaaaattttaaaagtaATAAATCTGTAAGAAAACAGTAATAAAATAATCATGGTATGCCGAGGAAATTCTTTTACCCTGCTCCAGCGAGAAACGAACAAGAAAGTCGGTGGGGTTTGATTCGATTTATATTATTTCTATGCCTGTTTTGGAGATGGTTTACAAACGAGCacgacagacagacagacagacagagagccCCGGGCCGCAGCGCCTGGGCCggcggggagcagggctggactcGGCCGCTGCTTGCCCCGGGCCGGGGGCTTCGGCATCCCGGGCGCCTCGCAACCCCTTTCCGGCCTCCTCCTGCGgcatccaggctggaggaggcatgGAACAGCCCCGAGGAGGGATGCTGGGGTAGATTCTTGCCCCCCCGCCAAAGAGCCTCCCTCAGCAATTTATCCCGGGCAACTTCTCCCCCATCCCTGCAAAAAAACTTTCACCTAGGAAAATTGTTTGCCGGGTGTTTGCTAGGGAAAGGCAAAGGGAGAAGCGGAGGCTATGTGGCTCTGGATTTGCAGGGGCTGTGTGGAAAAAGAATGGGACAAGTCGAGACCCAGCCCGGCTTCTAAGGAACCCTTGGGCGGCCCGGAGCCGCCGAGCTGGAACTGGGCTTACAGGGAGAGAAATCTTCCCCCAGACGAGCTCCGAAGGCAGCTGGAGGCTTCGGGAATGGCGAGGGAGTGGGACGGATCCTCGGGCAGGTGACGGGCTTGGGAAAAGGTTGGAAGTGCCGCGGGGAAAATGCTGGGATCGACCCCGGCGTTCCGCAGGGCCGAGGTCGAATCCAGCCGCGATTCCCACCTTGGCGGTTTGGTTTCTCCTCTTACCTCTTACATCCCACTCACCCCCGAATTCCAGAAGCTTTTCTCGCCTTCCCCCAAACCGCCGAGATGTGAAAGGGGCGCGGGAGAAGAAGAAACGTAGGTTTTCTGCACCCCCTCTAAGCCAGAGGGtttagtggtttgggtttttttggggggggtgggagggaacaCACGACAACTTTACCCCAGCCCGAATCGGTTCCTCTTCTGCCTctgtgcagggcagccaggctacAAAGCCCGCTTAAATTGAGAGGACGAAGAGACCTGAAATGGAGAGGAAAACACATcctgaaagggaagggaaacgGCTTAaattggggctgggggtggaacACAAAGCTAAAATGGGGTAAAAACACAGCTCAGATGCGGCGAAAACGCAATTTAAATGGAGGATAAACACCTGGCAAAACCCAGCTTAAATGAGAGAAAACACAGCTGAAACAGATAAACAGTTTAATTAGCGGGGGGGAACAGTTTAACGGGGAGAGGAACCGCTTAAATGGGGGGGAAATACAGTTTAAATAGTGGCAAACAGCTTAAATGGGGGAGGAACGGCTTGAGTGGGGGGAAAACACAGCTTAAatggaaaggagggggggaagcagtTTAaatggcagggagggggggacgACGGACACACACGTCTTAAATCGGGGAAACACAGATCTTAAACGGCGAGAAAAACAGTTTTAACGAGGGTTAAACCAGCGCTTCGATGGGGAGGAGGGATCCCGACACAAGCCTTTTAATTCCACACACACATCCCGCTTCGAATATAgttttattttggttgttttggggtgggttggggtttttttttgcggGGCAAAACGTCCCTGATGTCCCCGCAAAGAGGGGCTGCGGGGCCAGGCCTAAACCGCTGGAGCTGCGGCAGGATTTGGCCCATACCAAACGCCGAACCCCCTAATATTTGCATTTGCTATaggctgtggggttttgttggttggttggttttggtttgggtttatttggggttttttggtttgggggttggggtgggggtttttttgtaccgTAAGAATAGCCTAGGGGGGAGCCGCCGCCAAGGAACCCTTTGGAGAGCAGGAACTTTTTAGGAGCCGAAGATGAGcccgggggtgggagggggcaaTTTGCCCTCCCCGGGATGCTGGAGGCCGGACCCGGTGGAAAAAAACTCAGCGCAAAGTTTGGGGCCTTTCTCGGAGAGAGCGGAGCCGGGGGCCGGACACCCCCGCCCGTCCTGCCCGGTCCGGATCCGGTCCCTTCCCGGGCAGTGCcggggctgctgcttttcctgggaACCGGAGCCGAGTCCCCGTGGTTTAGGGCTCGCTCCCGGCTCGGGCAGAGAGGGGATTTCTGGTTGAAGGGTTTCGCTCCCCGGTGGCTCAATTAACCGGATTATTGTCTCCCTACCGAGAGGAATCAGCTCGCGTtcggctccagccctgcctctgccaccaccaaATTTAACATAAACCTccgggaaaaaaaaaaaaaaaaaaaaaaaagaggcaacaaaacccaaacaaaacaaaacaaaacaaaacaaaaaaacaacaaagcaaaacaaaccccagaaaaataaaacccgAACGCCGCCGGTTTGTATAAACTGAGCCTTGGTTTCTACATAATCTCCTCCGGGAGGATGCGAAAGACCAACACACAAACAAGGATttgatgtttggggttttttcccccccccaccttttaaattttcttttcttttcttttcctttttttttcctgccctaaATTGTTTCCCCGCTAATATTTCGCGGCGTAAATTCCCGCGTCGCTCCGCCCGTGCGTAGGTACCGACCGAGCTAACGAACCGCCGCCGGCCCGTCTCCTTCGGTGGGTTCTAAGATAAATAAAGGGTTTGAGGAGCCTCTTCCCTTGTGTTTCGTTGTgagccctggagaaggggaggtttGTTCggtgccccagcagcatcccccgGAGGATGGAGGCGTCTGGGCgatggggaaggagcagcatcACCCCGGTGACTTTCCCCTCCAAAAATGTGGGCTCACAGTTTTCATTTTGGATTTGGATtagattttaaaaggaaaaagaaaaagggggggggggggggtgagggtggagggggaaggaagaggggagggggaaatagaGAGGAAGAGggtaaaaatgaaagaaatataaaagaagaagtaaaaagaaaaacagaaaaagataaGGGGGGAAAATGCCCAAGCGTGGAGAAAGCTGCTGCGTTTTTGGAGACTGAACCCAGCGCAGGGTCCTGCCCGTAGGCAATCAGGCTTGAGGAGATGCGAACGGTCTGGGCAGGAGCCTAGGGGTACAGCCCGGTGTCCcggccctgctccagggccctgggGAGTGGGAAAGGCCGGGCCCGGTTCGGGGTCCCCCCCGTGTGCCCCGTGGGTTAAAATTTGCGGGGCTGCGAGGCAAATGCGCCGTGAGCGCCGCCGGGTACCTGAGCCCTGCTCCTCTTTACGGCTGCCGTGagttaccctcctctttttgaGGGGTTGTCCCCTTCTCTTCCTGCCCTGACCTggcctctcttcctccctctcgaCCCAGTGAAAGAAGAAGGAGACCGAGAGATCTCCAGCTCCCGGGACAGTCCCCCGGTGCGGCTGAAAAAGCCGCGCAAAGCCCGCACCGCCTTCACCGACCATCAGCTGGCTCAACT
Proteins encoded in this region:
- the BARHL1 gene encoding barH-like 1 homeobox protein gives rise to the protein MEGSTGFGIDSILSHRAGSPAVPKGDPLVGDGRSPLELSPRSEGSSGCPSPRSPGRECLEAAGPRPGLDAHLQPGQVSAPSQSRTVTSSFLIRDILADCKPLAACAPYSSTNGPHGGQEPAGRIPTKPGEDFREKMEKNTSSSSSDSEYKVKEEGDREISSSRDSPPVRLKKPRKARTAFTDHQLAQLERSFERQKYLSVQDRMELAASLNLTDTQVKTWYQNRRTKWKRQTAVGLELLAEAGNYSALQRMFPSPYFYPQSLVSNLDPGAALYLYRGPSAPPPALQRPLVPRILIHGLQGGSEPPPPLPPLPGVLPRAAQPR